A DNA window from Syngnathus typhle isolate RoL2023-S1 ecotype Sweden linkage group LG2, RoL_Styp_1.0, whole genome shotgun sequence contains the following coding sequences:
- the LOC133146068 gene encoding opsin-3-like: MPVMFSDEPAMNWTSTEGASRHDRWSDTPREQLTRGGQRVISLFLGSIMVFGFFNNFLVLVLFCKFKTLRTPVNMLLLNISVSDMLVCACGTTLSFASSLRYRWLFGRLGCLWYGFINSCFGIVSLVSLALVSYERYSTLLVYNKRAPDYRKPLLAVCGAWLYSLAWTLPPLLGWSSYGLEGAGTSCSVTWTERTSCSHSYIICLFVFCLGLPVFTMMYCYGRLLHAVRQVGRIRRTRRREFHILFMVVITVLCFLLCWMPYGVVAMMATFGQPGLISPVASVVPSILAKSSTVFNPVIYILMNKQVRWELSTLDCSPWYIQRTGKWMCFPPWTQL; encoded by the exons ATGCCCGTCATGTTTTCGGATGAGCCGGCTATGAACTGGACCTCCACAGAGGGCGCCTCCCGGCACGACCGGTGGAGCGACACGCCGCGGGAGCAGTTGACGCGCGGCGGTCAGCGCGTGATCTCGCTCTTCCTGGGTTCCATCATGGTGTTCGGCTTCTTTAACAATTTTCTGGTGCTGGTTCTGTTCTGCAAGTTTAAGACGCTGCGGACGCCCGTCAACATGCTGCTGCTCAACATCAGCGTCAGCGACATGCTGGTGTGCGCCTGCGGGACCACACTGAGCTTCGCGTCCAGCCTGCGCTACCGGTGGTTGTTTGGACGGCTGGGGTGCTTGTGGTACGGCTTCATCAACTCTTGCTTCG GTATTGTTTCTCTGGTGTCTCTCGCCCTCGTGTCCTACGAACGATACAGCACCCTGCTAGTGTACAACAAGCGGGCCCCGGACTATAGGAAGCCTCTGCTCGCAGTGTGTGGGGCTTGGCTCTACTCACTGGCGTGGACGTTGCCCCCCTTGCTGGGATGGAGCAGCTACGGGCTGGAGGGCGCGGGGACCAGCTGCTCGGTGACGTGGACCGAGCGAACATCCTGCTCTCATTCCTACATCATCTGTCTGTTCGTCTTCTGTCTGGGTCTGCCCGTCTTTACCATGATGTACTGCTACGGTCGCCTTTTGCATGCCGTTAGACAG GTGGGTCGAATTCGCAGGACGAGGCGGCGGGAGTTCCACATCCTGTTCATGGTTGTCATCACAGTGCTTTGCTTCCTTCTCTGCTGGATGCCGTACGGCGTCGTCGCCATGATGGCCACATTTGGCCAGCCGGGCCTCATCAGCCCTGTAGCGAGTGTGGTGCCGTCCATCCTGGCCAAGAGCAGCACTGTGTTCAACCCGGTCATCTACATCCTGATGAACAAGCAGGTGAGGTGGGAGCTCTCCACCCTGGATTGCTCGCCATGGTACATACAAAGAACTGGGAAGTGGATGTGCTTTCCCCCATGGACCcagctttga